CTGACGGCACTATGACTTCGGTTACGAATAGGCATGGACTTTCGCACCGCACGCGCGGAGCGCAAGCAGAATTTGCGGACTGCAAGAGGCGTGAATGAGGCCGGACACTGCGACCCGGTAGCGCAGATTTGCAATCTGCCGTATCGCGGAATTGCATTCCGCAGGGGCTCGACAAGTTCCAAGGTTCCGGAACTCGCCGAAGCGCTGCCGATTGCAAATCGGCGATAGGGCCCAGCGCGGCGTGGCCACCACCAAAGGAGCGCGGCGCGCGACGATTTCGGGCGTAAGTATGCGGTCGAAATTGGGGAGCACACGCGCCCTCGCGTGTTCCGACCGGCGCCCTCGCCGGTCGGAACGTTGTAGAACTCAGTCACCAAATGGTGACCGCTCCTTGCGAGTGGTGTGGTCGGCGAGGGCGCCGACCCCAGCACGCGAGGGCGCGTGCGCTCCCCATCGTGTCCTCATACGGAGGTGCCCCAACAGGCCCCAACAGGCGTGGCGCACAAATACCGGCTTGACTCCGATGCGTTGAGGAATAGCTTCGCTCCGTTAAGCCGGACGACAAACAATACTCCGTCCGCGTCAACCGCCCGAGCCAAATCCGATCAATTCACGCCGATCAACTGCAACGATTATGAAATCCCTCCTCAGCGCCGTCGCCGCCCTGTCACTGGTCCTCGTCCAGGCCGATGAGTCTGCGAAGAATACGGATGTGAAATCCGCCGTGCCACCGCTCAAGGTCGGCCAGCCCGCGCCCGAGTTCCGCATCAAGGACACGACCGGCAAGGAGATTAACCTTGCTGAGCTCAGCGCCAAGGGACCGGTCCTTGTCCGCCTGACCTGCGGTTGCCTGGGCTGCGACCAGGAGCTGCCGTACTTCCAGGCGTTGCACAAAGCCTACAAGGCCCAGGGGCTCGTCAGCCTGGCTGTGTTCAAGGAGGCGGATGCCAAGGTCGAAGCCTACGTGAAGGAAAAGAAACTCGACATGCTCTACGCCGTCGACAGCCAGGGCGCGAGCTGGGAGGTATGGCGCACCAAAACCATGCCGAGCAATTTCCTCATCGGGAAAGGCGGCAAGATCGCGGCGATCTCCGTCGGTTGCGACCCCAGCGGCCTGACCGCCGAGCGCCTTTCCGAGAAGGCCGCTCTCCTCACCGGCTCCCAAACGGCGGACGTGAAGTCGAGGCCAGGCCCGAGCGCGCCCGGCCTAACCGCGCCAAAGAAGTGAGTTTGGAAGACAGCAACAAACCGCGGAGGCGTGATTTCCACTCATGGTGCGTGAGCCGCACGGGAGAAGGCGCTGGCTTTTTGAAGAAGCCGATCTCAGGGAGAAACCGCAGATGGACGCGGATTACTGCTTGGTCCGCGGGATGGACGACAAAGCTCGTAGCGCAGAGTGGCACTCTGCCGTATCGCAGAATTGTATTCTGCGGGGCGTCTCCCAGTCCGAGCCCGCTGGGACTTGCCGGCGCCCTGCCGATTGGAAATCGGCGATACATCAGATTGAAAATCTGCGCTACGGTTCTCCGGTCGATCTGTCGTCAATCCCACGGTCTGCACAGTAACGCGGATGAAGTATGGAATGGACGCATGAGCCGGCCGATCCGCTTTCCTGGATTCCTCTGGCGGTGACGGGCAATGCGCCTCTCTACCCCGCCGTCGCGCACCACGCCGGGATTGAGGACACGACGCTGGGCGCGTCGGCGCGCTTGTACCGCCCGGCCGTCTCGGAGCCGTAGGCGCGAAAGCGGGACGCGTTCAATTCGCGACTTCGTCCGGGAGTTGACGGCCCTGGAGCGAAGTCACCATCGTCAAGTTGATAAACTCGACGTTTCCTTTGGCTTTCCAGAGCAAGAACACGCGTCCCTCCGGCTGGACTGAAATGTGGTCGCCATGGGGCACGCGTATCTTGCGCCCGTCGGCGAGGTGGAGAGTGAACGGGTGGGGTTGAGCAGAGTATCGGCGGAGCAACGCGGCGCTGATCATATTTCCTCAGAGACTGTTGCCGGACCTACTCCTTGTGGCAAGCCACGACTGCGGTCAAATCTTTGCCTTCTTTGACCGCCGGCCGGCTGCACTCGGACTGCTCATCTTTGCCGATGGGACTCAAAGACCGGCCAGGCGCGTCTCCGCGTCGCCGAAACGGTCCAGTTTCACATCCATGCGGTCCATGAGCGAGAGATACAGGCTGCAAAGCTTGCGGTGGTCGTCGCCTTGATTCGAGTAGTCCAGGACACGCCCCGTTTCGATTGTGCCGCCTAACCCGCCGGCCAGAAGGACGGGCACCTTCGAGTTGTCGTGTTTGGTGCCGGACCACATGTTTGAAATCCAGAGCAAACAGGAGTGATCGAGCAAAGTGCCATCGCCTTCGCGGATCGAATCGAGCCGGCCAGCCAGGTACGCGAGCTGGCTGCAGTAGTAACGCGAGATGCGCTCGTAAGCCTCGGATTGGTCGTCGTGAGAAGCGGGGTGATGCGCCGTCCGCACATCGAGGAACGGATAGAACAGGCCGGAGAGGTCGCGGCAGAGCAACAACGTCGCGACCCGCGTCTTGTCGGTCTGGAAGGCGAGCGCGATGATGTCGCCCATCAAGCGCATGTGCTCGCGGATGTCTTCGGGAAGGCCGTTATCGGGCCGCTTCATCGTGAACACCGAGGGGCCGCGGTCTTTGGCCTTTTCATTCGCGGTTTCCTTCGTGGCCCGCATCCGCTCAATGCGCGTTTCGACCTCGCGCACGCTGGTCAAATACTCGTCCAGCTTGGCTTTGTCGTTGGAACTGACCTTCCGGCTCAAGCTCGCGGCCTGTTCCTTCACGCGGTCGAGAGTGCTTTGCGTCCGGCGATGGCCGCGATTCTCGAAAAGGCTGTCGAACGCCAGCGAAGGATACACTTCCATCGGCACGGGTGACATCGCGTTCTGCCACGAGATGTGCGAGCTGTAGGCCATCGAAAAATTCGTCTCGTGGTAACCGGTGATCGGCTGCTCGCATCCCAGGACCATGCTGGGCTGGACCGTCTCCTGGCCGAGGCGATTGGCCAGCATTTGATCCATGCTGATGCCACCCCGAAGCACAGCGCCCTTTTGCAGTGACGCGCCGGACAGAATGTTGCCCGTCTGCCCCGGATGAATGCCCACGCCGGTGGCGTGCTTATTGAACAGGCCGTTGATGACGTTCAGCTTCGTCTTCAGCGGCGCCATCGGTTCCAGGCTTTTGCTCAACTCCATTTCCGCGCCCGCCCCCTTCGCCCACCAATGTTTCGGGTTGATGCCGTTGCCCATGAACAGGGCGGCGAAGCGTTTGGGGAATGGCCCTGGCGTTCCATCCTTCACCGGCACAGAACCCCAAGTCGGAATCGATTCCAGCCAGGGCAACGCCATCGCCACGCCGACGCCGCGGAGGAACGCGCGGCGGGAGGTTTGCGGGGATTGACAGGGCCAATCAACGGATTTGCGCATGGTCTTCATGGCTCAAAACTGATTACTGATCACTGGCTGCTGATTACTTTCATTGCGGCGACGACGCCCTGCGTCCATCTGTGGTTTCTCCTTCACCCGCCAGTCGCTTGTTCAAGAATTGCGGGCTGGCGACGATCTTCTCGACAAGCGCGCTGAACCGGTAGTTGTTCGCGGCGAGCCCAGTGTGCATCTGGTGAATGAGGTTGTCGTCCGAAAGCATCACGGTGCGGCCCAGCGCATACGCTAGCAGCTTGCGGCAAAGGTTGTCCAGGAAGTCCGCTTGCCGGTGCGCCCGCAGATAACTTCGCAAACCATCGAGACCGCTTCCTTCGCTTCCGTTGGGAAATGTCGCGCGCGTGTCCACGGACCGGCCGCCCAGGTCTTTTGCCCGCCGCTCGCCAATCGGTCCATAGCCTTCGAAGACCAACCCGAACGAATCGAAATGTTCGTGGCAGCTCGCGCAACTTTTATCTTCGCGGTGCCGGGCCAGCATTTCGCGCAGAGAAAGGTCTCCCAGTTTTGCCTCGTCAGCAGGCAGTTCCGGAACGGTCACCGGCGGCGGTGGAATGTATTCGCCGAGCAAACGGCGCACGACCCAATAGCCGCGCTTGACCGGGCTGGTGCGCAGGCCGGGCGAATTCTTCGTCAGAAAGACCGACATCGGCAGCAGGCCGCCGCGGGCGTATCGGCTTGCGCCATCAACGCGCACCCACTCGCCCGGCGCAGCCGCAGATACCGGCATGCCGTAATGCCGGGCGAGAAGTGCGTTCACGAACGTGTAGTCGCCGTAGAGGAATTCCAAGACGGAGCGGTCTTCGCGGATGAGGTTGACGAAGAATTGAACCGGCTCCTCGAACATCGCCCGGCGCAATTCGTTGTCGAAGGCTGGGAAGCGCTCGCGATCCACGGCGTTGTGTTCTTCAAAACGGCGGAAGTCGAGCCAGTTGCCGCCGAACTCCGTGGCGAATCCCCGGATGCGAGCATCCCGCAGCATCCGCCGGGCCTGAGCCGCGAGAACTTTCGAATGACGCAATTCACCCGCCGCCGCGCGGGCCAGCAACTCGGCGTCCGGCATGCTGGACCAGAGGAAGTAACTCAGGCGGCTGGCCAGGGCGTAGTCCGATAACGGATGCGCCTTCGTGAATCCGGCAGGGACGCGTTCCACCGTGTCTCTGATTTCATCCCTGGAAGGACGGTCCACGCTGGCGGTGTGTGGCCGCGTCGGGGCTTGATCAGGGACGGAGTGGTCCGCGTTTCGCGAAGCGAACCTCCCTTCTGGGGAAGCTGATGGCGGGGCTTGGGAAGCCCATCCGTCCTTACCAAGTTTGGAATCACCACCTGCCTCAGCCAGATCGACGCGGTAGAGAAAGTGCGGCGACATCAGCAGGCTCACGATGGCGTCGCGGACGGCTTCTTCGTGGTCCAGGCCTTCCTGTTGGCGGAGCGAACGATAGTAGGCGAGAAGGTCGTCGCGCTCGCTTTCCGAGAGGGGGCGCCGATAAGCGCGCTGGGCAAAAGACAGGAGCGTTTCGAGATGACTCGGTTCCGCGGCCTTTCGGGCTTGTTCCACCCAGCGGACGTCGGCGGAAATGCTGTCGAAGTAGTGTTGGATCGCTTCGATGGCCGGGCCCGAGTTGGTCACACGCCGCGCCTTGGCCAGATAAGTTTCCGCCATTTGCTTCATCTTGGCCTCCGAAGTCGCGTCCTTGTCTTCGGAGCGCGCGAAGTCGAATTCCGCGCCCTGGGCGAACCTCGGCGGCTCGGCGCGCTCGAAGAAAATGAAATCCTTGTACTGCCGCATGGGCGCGAAGGTGACGAAGTTGAGTTCCTGCCAAAGCGCGTCCAACTCGTCCCGGTCCTGTTCGTCGAGAATCAACTCGCAGAGCGGCGCGTCATCCCGGAAATAACCGACCATCAAATGGAACCCGGCGCTCAAGAGCCGGCCCCGGTCGCCTTCATCCTTCTGGAGAAAAATCCGGCCACGCTCCGACACATAGAACGCGTCAGGGAAGATGCGGCAAAAGCGCTCAAAGGCTGCTTCGAAACGCGGGCGCAGTGCGTTTTCTCCGTGGAACATCACGATGTGATTTGTCCTGACGTTGGCCCCCTTTTCATCCCAGGCGCCGGCTTGCGAATTGGGAGAATTCGTCATCGCGGCAACGACGAAACGAACGACCTCAAATCCGAAATCGGCCGTCTGGAATTTGAAACCGGCGTCCGATCCGGGGTCCAATCTCTCCGCAAGAGCGGACCCCCTCACCCCGTCCCTCTCCCCTTTGGAGGGGGAGAGGGTGCCCGCAGGACGGGAGAGGGGGACGTTCGGAGGTTCAATGTCGGGAAGCTTCAACTCGCTCCGTGATTCGAGCGCCTCACGGTTATAACGCAGCCGATTCGCCGCGTACTGGCGGTCTTTCCAGAGCACCAGC
Above is a genomic segment from Verrucomicrobiota bacterium containing:
- a CDS encoding DUF1592 domain-containing protein produces the protein MSPHFLYRVDLAEAGGDSKLGKDGWASQAPPSASPEGRFASRNADHSVPDQAPTRPHTASVDRPSRDEIRDTVERVPAGFTKAHPLSDYALASRLSYFLWSSMPDAELLARAAAGELRHSKVLAAQARRMLRDARIRGFATEFGGNWLDFRRFEEHNAVDRERFPAFDNELRRAMFEEPVQFFVNLIREDRSVLEFLYGDYTFVNALLARHYGMPVSAAAPGEWVRVDGASRYARGGLLPMSVFLTKNSPGLRTSPVKRGYWVVRRLLGEYIPPPPVTVPELPADEAKLGDLSLREMLARHREDKSCASCHEHFDSFGLVFEGYGPIGERRAKDLGGRSVDTRATFPNGSEGSGLDGLRSYLRAHRQADFLDNLCRKLLAYALGRTVMLSDDNLIHQMHTGLAANNYRFSALVEKIVASPQFLNKRLAGEGETTDGRRASSPQ
- a CDS encoding DUF1552 domain-containing protein, producing MALPWLESIPTWGSVPVKDGTPGPFPKRFAALFMGNGINPKHWWAKGAGAEMELSKSLEPMAPLKTKLNVINGLFNKHATGVGIHPGQTGNILSGASLQKGAVLRGGISMDQMLANRLGQETVQPSMVLGCEQPITGYHETNFSMAYSSHISWQNAMSPVPMEVYPSLAFDSLFENRGHRRTQSTLDRVKEQAASLSRKVSSNDKAKLDEYLTSVREVETRIERMRATKETANEKAKDRGPSVFTMKRPDNGLPEDIREHMRLMGDIIALAFQTDKTRVATLLLCRDLSGLFYPFLDVRTAHHPASHDDQSEAYERISRYYCSQLAYLAGRLDSIREGDGTLLDHSCLLWISNMWSGTKHDNSKVPVLLAGGLGGTIETGRVLDYSNQGDDHRKLCSLYLSLMDRMDVKLDRFGDAETRLAGL
- a CDS encoding TlpA family protein disulfide reductase; this translates as MKSLLSAVAALSLVLVQADESAKNTDVKSAVPPLKVGQPAPEFRIKDTTGKEINLAELSAKGPVLVRLTCGCLGCDQELPYFQALHKAYKAQGLVSLAVFKEADAKVEAYVKEKKLDMLYAVDSQGASWEVWRTKTMPSNFLIGKGGKIAAISVGCDPSGLTAERLSEKAALLTGSQTADVKSRPGPSAPGLTAPKK